The following proteins are encoded in a genomic region of Gemmatimonadaceae bacterium:
- the pyrF gene encoding orotidine-5'-phosphate decarboxylase → MTAIPIVALDFPDAQRALTLVQTLDEKCRFYKVGSELFTAGGADVVQWLRDTGCDVFLDLKFHDIPNTVAGAMRRVADMGVRLATVHASGGSKMMDAAVRAAGSDCGVLAVTVLTSLDDAALGEAWGRERVDVEHEVLRLAELARSSGAYGIVCSGQEAQAVHSRHGDALKLLVPGIRLPGDPAGDQARIVTPEAAVAAGATYLVLGRAVTAAKDPRAAMEAVTQSLLV, encoded by the coding sequence GTGACGGCAATTCCCATCGTCGCGCTGGATTTCCCGGACGCCCAGCGGGCGCTGACGCTGGTGCAGACTCTCGACGAGAAGTGCCGTTTCTACAAAGTGGGGAGCGAGCTGTTCACTGCGGGCGGAGCGGATGTCGTGCAGTGGCTGCGGGATACTGGCTGCGACGTTTTTCTGGATCTCAAGTTCCACGATATCCCGAATACGGTCGCGGGGGCGATGCGGCGGGTGGCGGACATGGGGGTTCGGCTCGCGACCGTGCATGCGTCGGGCGGGTCGAAGATGATGGACGCCGCGGTGAGGGCGGCGGGGTCGGATTGTGGTGTGCTTGCCGTGACGGTGCTGACGTCACTCGACGATGCCGCACTGGGTGAGGCATGGGGACGTGAAAGGGTGGACGTGGAGCACGAGGTGCTTCGGCTCGCGGAGCTGGCGCGGTCGTCGGGGGCGTACGGGATCGTATGCAGCGGCCAGGAGGCGCAGGCGGTGCACAGCAGGCATGGCGATGCGCTGAAGCTGCTTGTGCCGGGGATCCGGTTGCCGGGCGATCCGGCGGGAGATCAGGCGCGGATCGTGACGCCTGAGGCGGCAGTGGCAGCGGGAGCGACGTATCTGGTTCTGGGCAGGGCGGTGACCGCGGCGAAGGACCCCCGGGCGGCGATGGAGGCCGTGACGCAGAGTCTGCTGGTTTAG